The DNA window GCCAGGTTGCCGAGCGGGAAGCAGACCGTCGCGGTCATGCCGCGAGAACGGGCCGTACCGGGCGACATGATCACATCATCGGGATGGATGCCATCGCGCTCCTGCAGTTGCTGGCGCAGGAGATGACGGCGTTCGCTGTGCTCCCACCACTCGAGGCTCTCGCCGAGCGTGTACCCCGTAACCGTCAGCGCATTCAGCTTTAAGAGTCCCTCATCGCGCAAATGCAACATCACCTCAGGCACCGCGCCCGCAAGGAACACCTGAACCGTCGGATGATTGCGCGGGCCATTCGGCAACGCATCGACAAGGCGCGGTACCTGGCGATGGATCGCCGTCCAGTCAGCAGGCGTTGGCCGCTTGCGGCCCGCATGATAGGCAACCGCAGCCAGATGCATGATCACGTTTGTTGAGCCGCCAAAGGCAGCAAACACAGCCATGGCATTCGCAATCGCATCGTCGGTGAGGATGTCTGTCGTTTTGAGGCCCTGCTGCGACTGGTACAAGAGAGCGGTCGCCGAGCGCCGTGCCATATCGAGCCAGATCGGCGCACCCGAGGGAGCGAGCGCGGAATGTGGCAAGCTCAAGCCCAAAGCCTCGCCAATCACCTGCGCCGTCGCCGCCGTGCCGAGGAACTGGCAGCCGCCGCCCGGGGACGCACAAGCACGGCACCCCATATCGGCGGCATGCTCGAGCGTAATCGTGCCATGCGCAAAGCGCGCGCCAATGGTCTGCACCTTCCCGGTGTCTTCCCCGTCTTCCGTCGCCAGCGTGACGCCACCGGGCACGAGGATGGTTGGAAAATCATGGGTGGCCGCGAGCGCCATCATCATGGCCGGCAAGCCCTTATCGCAAGTCGCGACACCGAGCACGCCCTGGCGTGTCGGCAGGCTGCGGATCAGACGGCGGAATACCTGCGCCGCATCGTTGCGATAAGGCAGACTATCGAACATCCCGACCGTGCCCTGAGTCCGGCCATCGCAAGGGTCGGTTACATAAGCGGCAAAAGGCACGGCGCGGTGCTTCTTCAGCTCTTCCGCAGCCGCTGCCATGAGCAGATTCACCTCCCAATGGCCGGTGTGATAGCCCAGCGCGACAGGCGTGCCGTCATTGGCCCGCAAGCCACCGTGGGTGGAGAGCAGCAGAATCTCTTTGCCGCCCAGCAACTTCGGGTCCCAACCCATGCCCGCATTTTGGGTCCAGCCGAACAGGTCGCCCGAAGGCTTCTGCAACAGCATTTCGGCGGTGATGGGAAGCGCGCCAGCAGGCCCCTTTGCTTTAGAAACAACTTCCAAAACAGACTTGTCAGCAGATTCCACAAGGGCAAGAAGATTCGGCGATAGCGAGGATGACATGAACTCCTCATCCTATCGCGGGTGGCTTCAAATGCTGCCAGTATTCGAATTCCTCCTGCCCGGAACCTCTTCCTGCTAAGTTTTGGACCAAGATGCATCCGTCAGTTGCAATCCTCACACTGGGAATTCTTGCAGCGGACTCCGCTTCGTCTCAATCGCTGGTCGGCGCGATTTTTCTTGTGCTGGGCATGAGAGGATTCCACTTGGGTTCGCGAGGCTGATGGCTCAATCTTCGCCTGGCTCCCATCCCAATACTCAATACCGCTCCCATTCGCAAGCTGGCGGCGGCTTCATCTTCTGGGTCCCACTGTTCACCGGTGAGATGATCGGTGCTACCTCCGTCCGGTTTTGGATTCTCTTCCTGCTGGCCCTCGAAACGAACCCCCTCTTATCCTGATCACCACAAGCACAACTCCTCGAATGAGAATATGACTGTCTATACCGATCTCTATCCACCGCTCAAGGCACTCCTGCCGCTCGGAGTTGCACTCATCGCTCTCGTCTGCCTGATGAGCCTGCGGCCCCGCGGCATCGAAACGATCCCCGCCTTCTTCCTCGCCTGGCTCCTTGGCATCGTAGCGAGCCTCCCAGCCTTCTACTGGCTCGGCGACAACGAAGTGACCAATCGCGTGCTGACGCCCTGGTGTATCGGCATGTTGTTTCCCTTGCTGGCCGCCCAACTCACCTGGCTTCTCTTCGCTCGTGCGGATTTCATCGTCCAGCTCAGTGTTCCAGTACTGGTTGGCTTGCTCACCGCGCCAGCCATGGTTCTGGCAGTGGTGATCCTCTCACTCGCCAATAGCCGCTAGTTCCAGACAGATTCCTGTCGCTCTTCGCCTTCGGGAACTTCCTCCCTCTGGGAAATTGCGATGCGCATCGATTGGCTTAGGAAAGGTCCTGTTTTCGGGCCAGCGTTGCTGTTGGCGTCAGGGTCGGCGCAATCTTTGTCGGCTGCGCGCTTCGCTTTGATATGATTCGCCCGATGTCCATGACCAGACGAAGTTTTGCCGCAGCGATGTCGGCTGCAGCCTATTCGCGTATTCTCGGCGCCAACGATCGGGTGCAAGTCGGTTTTATCGGCTACGGCTTGATCGGCGCGCAACACGTTTTCGACTTTAAGAATCAACGCGACGCAGATCTCGCCGCGGTCAGCGAAACCTACCAGCCCCGTATGGAGCAGGGCATCCAGGCCTGCGGCGGCAAGGCCAAAGGTTACAAAGACTTCCGCCGTCTGCTCGACGACAAGGATCTGCAGGCTGTCGTGGTCTCGACGCCCGATCACTGGCACGCGATGATGACGATCATGGCCTGCGCCGCCGGCAAGGACGTCTATGTCGAAAAGCCGATGACGCTCTTCATCAAGGAAGGGCGCTGGATGATCAACGCAGCGCGCAAGCATAAGCGCGTCGTGCAGGTGGGTACCCAGCAACGCAGCGGTCTCCACTACCAGGAGGCCAAGAAGCTGATCGCCGATGGCGCGATCGGCAAGGTGCATAGCGTCCGCATGGCGAGCTTCCGCAACATCATGCCCGGCTTTGGCAAGCCCACCGCCGACCAGGTGCCGAGCGAGCTTGATTACGAAATGTGGTGCGGTCCCGCGCCCCGCCGGCAGTACAGTCCGCACCGCGCTCTCTATCATTTCCGCTGGTTCTGGGACTATTCCGGCGGCCAGATGACAAATCTTGGCGCGCACCAGATCGACATTCTGCAGTGGTATCTCGGCTATCAAGGCCCACAAGCCGTCTATTCCAACGGAGGCCGCTTTGTCATCGAAGACGACGGCGAAACGCCCGACACTCAGGACGCCGCCTTCACCTACTCGAATAAGCTCACTTCGCTGTGGAGCCATCGCGAGGGCAGCCAGGGCGATGCGGCAGGCAGCGGCCTCGAGTTCTACGGCACCAAGGGCAGCTTGAAAATTGGCCGAGCCGGCTACGAGATTATCGGCGACGACAAGAAGCCTCCTGAAAACGCGATCCCCAGCTTCCAGGGTCATCCCACGGGCGGCGCCGTGCGTACCCAGACCAAGCCCGAAAAGTGGATTGAAGCGAAGTCCGCCAAAGGCTCCAGCCCGCAGCAGTTCGACTCGCATGTGCGTAATTTCCTCGACTGCATCAAGACACGGCAGCGCACGGTTGCTGACGTGGAAGATGGTCATTACACGGCCATCCCCTGCCACCTTGCCAACCTCTCGCTGCGTCTCGGGCGCGCCCTGCGCTGGGATGGCGACAAGGAAGAAATCATTGGCGATCGTGAGGCCAACGCAATGCTTGAACGGCCCTATCGCGAACCTTGGGCCAAGATGCTGAAGAGCATGAACCTCGCATGATGCCGCCCAAGTCCTCCCTGGGCGTCGCCAGCACCAGCTTTCTCACCGCCCTGCGCCCCACCGACCCGCTCGCCTTTCTTGAACTCTGCCACGGCATGGGCGCCGGTGGCATCCAGATGGGCTTGTTTCAGTTGGACGCCGCCGGGCAGAAGACACTGCGCGATCGCGCCGGCGAGTACGGCATGTTCCTCGAGACCATGGTGCCGGTCTTCAATGCCGATCCTGATCTCTTTCGCGCGCAGGTGCGCGCCTCAAAGGCGGTGGGCGCAACTGTCATCCGCACAGGCTGCCTGAGCGGACGCCGCTATGAGACTTTTGCCACTCTCGCCGCGTGGCAGAACTTTGTCGCCACCAGCCGGAAAAGCATCCAGATGGCGATCCCGATTCTCGAGCAGGAGAAGATGACTCTCGCTCTCGAGAATCACAAGGATTGGACCCGCGAGGAATTTCTCAGTCTGCTCCGGGACTACCGCAGCGAGTCTCTCGGCGTCTGCATCGACACCGGAAACAACATCTCCTTACTCGACGATCCTTACCAGATCATCGAAGCGCTCGCCCCTTACGCCACCTCCACGCACATCAAGGACATGGCCTGGGCCGAGACGCCCGAAGGCTTCGAGATGGCGGAAGTGCCGCTCGGCCAGGGTTCTCTCGATCTCAAACGCATCCTCGCCACCATCCGGAAGGCCCGTCCCAACGTGCGTCTGTTGCTCGAGACCATCACCCGCGACCCGCTGCAGGTGCCCTGCCTCACACCGAAGTACTGGACCACCTTTGGGGACCGCAAAGCAGTGGATCTCGCCACGACGCTGGCCATGGTGCGCACCCAGAAAGCACCCTTTCCCATGGCCCGCACCTCAGGGCTCAGCAAGGCCCGGGTGCTCCAGATGGAAGAGGACGCCGTCCGGGTCTCACTCGACTACGCGCGAAGCAACCTGGGGCTAAGGCTACAATAGTTGTTTACCCAACCGCGTGTTCACAGCAATCTATCCGGGTTCTTTTGACCCAATTACCAACGGTCACCTGGATGTCATTGGCCGTGCCTCCCGCCTGGCCGACCGTCTGGTGGTGGGCGTCCTGCTCAATTCGAACAAGAATCCGATGTACCCGATCGAAGAAAGAGTGGAGATGACGCGCGAAGCCGTCAAGTCCTACCCGAATATCGAGGTCACTCACTTTGACGGATTGCTGGTGGAGTTTGCAGAACGCGAGGGTGCCCGCATCATCGTCCGGGGCATCCGCGCCATCTCTGACTACGAATTTGAACTCCAGATGGCGTTGATGAACCGGCGCTTGAAGCCGGATCTGGAAACCGTATTTCTGATGGCAGGCGAGCAGTACTCATTTGTCAGCTCGCGCATCATCAAGGAAGTCGCCCGCTTGGGCGGAGATATTGGCGGCATGGTGCCGCCGCATGTTGAGGCCTTGTTGAAGGCCCGTTTTGAAAAGGAGCTAACGAAGTAAATCGAATGCCTGTTGCGCCGCCGACCGAACTAGCCGAAAGAATCTCGCGAATCAGCGTGAGCGCCACCATGAAGGTGGCCGCCGATGCGGACCGTCTCCGCCGCGAGGGTCATGATGTCGTGGATTTCAGCGTGGGAGAGCCCGACTTCCCCACGCCCGCCAATGTAAAACAGGCGGCCATTGACGCGATCAATCACAACTTCACCAAGTACACTCCGGCGGGCGGCACTGCCGACCTGAAGGCCGCAATCTGCAATCGCCACAAGACCGACTACGGTACGGACTACTCGCCCGCCGAGTGCGCCGTCACCGTGGGTGGCAAGTACGCCATCTTTGCCGTGATCCAGGCCCTGATCAATGAAGGCGATGAAGTCATCATCCCGGTGCCTTATTGGGTGAGCTTTGCCGATATCGTGAATTACGCCGGTGGCAAGTCCGTCTTCGTTGAATCCTCCGAAGAACAGGGCTTTGCGGTCACTGCCGAGGCGATCGAGGCGGCCATCACGCCGCGCACCAAGGCGATCATCATCAACTCGCCGTCCAACCCGAGCGGTGCGGTGATCCCTACGCCCGAGTTGAAGAAGATCTTCGAACTCGCCAAGAGCCGTGGCATCTGGGTGCTCGCCGACGAGTGCTACTGCCGCTTCCTTTATGAAGGCGAGCCCTTC is part of the Bryobacter aggregatus MPL3 genome and encodes:
- the coaD gene encoding pantetheine-phosphate adenylyltransferase — its product is MFTAIYPGSFDPITNGHLDVIGRASRLADRLVVGVLLNSNKNPMYPIEERVEMTREAVKSYPNIEVTHFDGLLVEFAEREGARIIVRGIRAISDYEFELQMALMNRRLKPDLETVFLMAGEQYSFVSSRIIKEVARLGGDIGGMVPPHVEALLKARFEKELTK
- a CDS encoding Gfo/Idh/MocA family protein, which gives rise to MTRRSFAAAMSAAAYSRILGANDRVQVGFIGYGLIGAQHVFDFKNQRDADLAAVSETYQPRMEQGIQACGGKAKGYKDFRRLLDDKDLQAVVVSTPDHWHAMMTIMACAAGKDVYVEKPMTLFIKEGRWMINAARKHKRVVQVGTQQRSGLHYQEAKKLIADGAIGKVHSVRMASFRNIMPGFGKPTADQVPSELDYEMWCGPAPRRQYSPHRALYHFRWFWDYSGGQMTNLGAHQIDILQWYLGYQGPQAVYSNGGRFVIEDDGETPDTQDAAFTYSNKLTSLWSHREGSQGDAAGSGLEFYGTKGSLKIGRAGYEIIGDDKKPPENAIPSFQGHPTGGAVRTQTKPEKWIEAKSAKGSSPQQFDSHVRNFLDCIKTRQRTVADVEDGHYTAIPCHLANLSLRLGRALRWDGDKEEIIGDREANAMLERPYREPWAKMLKSMNLA
- a CDS encoding sugar phosphate isomerase/epimerase family protein, producing MMPPKSSLGVASTSFLTALRPTDPLAFLELCHGMGAGGIQMGLFQLDAAGQKTLRDRAGEYGMFLETMVPVFNADPDLFRAQVRASKAVGATVIRTGCLSGRRYETFATLAAWQNFVATSRKSIQMAIPILEQEKMTLALENHKDWTREEFLSLLRDYRSESLGVCIDTGNNISLLDDPYQIIEALAPYATSTHIKDMAWAETPEGFEMAEVPLGQGSLDLKRILATIRKARPNVRLLLETITRDPLQVPCLTPKYWTTFGDRKAVDLATTLAMVRTQKAPFPMARTSGLSKARVLQMEEDAVRVSLDYARSNLGLRLQ
- a CDS encoding YjhG/YagF family D-xylonate dehydratase, producing the protein MSSSLSPNLLALVESADKSVLEVVSKAKGPAGALPITAEMLLQKPSGDLFGWTQNAGMGWDPKLLGGKEILLLSTHGGLRANDGTPVALGYHTGHWEVNLLMAAAAEELKKHRAVPFAAYVTDPCDGRTQGTVGMFDSLPYRNDAAQVFRRLIRSLPTRQGVLGVATCDKGLPAMMMALAATHDFPTILVPGGVTLATEDGEDTGKVQTIGARFAHGTITLEHAADMGCRACASPGGGCQFLGTAATAQVIGEALGLSLPHSALAPSGAPIWLDMARRSATALLYQSQQGLKTTDILTDDAIANAMAVFAAFGGSTNVIMHLAAVAYHAGRKRPTPADWTAIHRQVPRLVDALPNGPRNHPTVQVFLAGAVPEVMLHLRDEGLLKLNALTVTGYTLGESLEWWEHSERRHLLRQQLQERDGIHPDDVIMSPGTARSRGMTATVCFPLGNLAPGGAVIKSTSIDPSVVDADNVYRKRGPARVFRSEPDAIHAIKSHAIQAGDILVLNCRGPLGSGMEETYQLTSALKHLEFGKHVAVITDARFSGVSTGACIGHVTPEALSGGPIGKIQDGDLIEILIDRNDLSGTVNLITENGGAEEGDRILAARPMPETLAADPQLPADSRLWAALQDVSGGTWAGAVYDVDRILEVIAAGKKALGR
- a CDS encoding pyridoxal phosphate-dependent aminotransferase gives rise to the protein MPVAPPTELAERISRISVSATMKVAADADRLRREGHDVVDFSVGEPDFPTPANVKQAAIDAINHNFTKYTPAGGTADLKAAICNRHKTDYGTDYSPAECAVTVGGKYAIFAVIQALINEGDEVIIPVPYWVSFADIVNYAGGKSVFVESSEEQGFAVTAEAIEAAITPRTKAIIINSPSNPSGAVIPTPELKKIFELAKSRGIWVLADECYCRFLYEGEPFSLASLPGAKETVIVMGSLSKTYAMTGWRVGFLLAPKFVIDACGKLLTHSTSNPNSIAQKAAVEALSGSQESITIMLAEFRKRRDYALERLRAIPGFSCRTPQGAFYAYPNISGVFGKGGIHTPMEFSSKLLAEALVTVVPGEAFGSNNHFRLSYATSMEDLKKGLDRIEEFVKKLA